The Vicia villosa cultivar HV-30 ecotype Madison, WI unplaced genomic scaffold, Vvil1.0 ctg.002526F_1_1, whole genome shotgun sequence genome contains the following window.
TATAACtttcaaaacaaagaaaaggGTTGGAGTGGTTAGTTAGGTCCTAGCATTTTAATCGAGCATTATCTAACAACTCATGTCATGTGGGTCCATGGACGGTGCCACAACAATATAGAATAGCCAACCCTTTCACAATCACATCCATTTTATTACTCTAGACTCTTCATATATATATACCCTTACAAAGATTTCTAATGCAAGGTATCATCAATCAACAGCTTATTGATTTTATAGGCTCAAAACACCTTAGTCTTTGGTTAAGTTTCTAGTTCCTTGCCAAAATGGTGAAGATAGGTTTTGGTACCTTTGATGACTCTTTTAGCGTTGCCTCACTTAGGGCTTATTTATCAGAGTTCATTGCCACTTTGATTTTTGTCTTTGCTGGAGTTGGATCAGCCATTGCTTACAGTAAGTAGTGCTCACatgtaattatatttaatttaaagaagTGTGGCTAGTTAAATAATTTGAAGTATATATCTATATATTTAGTCTAATAATAGTCTAATGGTCAGAATTTCAcctcttaaaaataaataaataagtgggATGTCACAAGTTTAAACTCGCGTCTCTACAGTCAGATGTCTCTGCTTAAGTACGAACTACGAACTGAGCTGGCTTAACgaaatagtttaaaataaatattgtgccAGAGATGGTTGGTACAAATGTACACGGAATGATGAAATGTAATATTTTTGTGTTATGCAGATGAGTTAACTTCAGATGCAGCCTTGGATCCAGCTGGTCTAGTGGCAGTAGCTGTGGCTCATGCATTTGCACTATTTGTTGGTGTGTCCATAGCAGCCAACATCTCCGGTGGACATTTGAACCCTGCTGTCACTTTTGGTTTAGCTATTGGTGGCAACATCACCATCCTAACCGGTTTCTTCTATTGGATCGCCCAATTACTCGGCTCCATCGTCGCATCTCTTCTCCTCAACTATGTTACCTCTAAGGTATATACTTGTTACGGTTATATCCAATCCAAAATATTAGTCTCTACAGTTATCCACAGACGATGATATCATCTGCataatttttcttatattaatattttgtttGGATATATATTTGCAGAGTGTTCCAACACATGGTGTAGCTGCTGGATTGAACCCTATTGCAGGACTAGTGTTTGAGATTATAATCACATTTGGGCTGGTTTACACTGTTTACGCCACAGCAGCGGACCCCAAAAAGGGTTCAATAGGTACCATTGCGCCAATCGCTATTGGGTTTGTTGTTGGTGCCAACATCTTAGTGGCCGGTCCATTCAGTGGCGGGTCAATGAACCCGGCTCGCTCATTCGGTCCAGCTGTTGTCAATGGAAACTTCGCTGATAACTGGATCTACTGGGCTGGTCCATTGATAGGAGGAGGCTTGGCTGGGTTGATTTATGGTGACATCTTTATTGGTTCATATGCTCCAGCACCAGCAACCGAAACATACCCTTGAAAA
Protein-coding sequences here:
- the LOC131639084 gene encoding probable aquaporin TIP2-2, which codes for MVKIGFGTFDDSFSVASLRAYLSEFIATLIFVFAGVGSAIAYNELTSDAALDPAGLVAVAVAHAFALFVGVSIAANISGGHLNPAVTFGLAIGGNITILTGFFYWIAQLLGSIVASLLLNYVTSKSVPTHGVAAGLNPIAGLVFEIIITFGLVYTVYATAADPKKGSIGTIAPIAIGFVVGANILVAGPFSGGSMNPARSFGPAVVNGNFADNWIYWAGPLIGGGLAGLIYGDIFIGSYAPAPATETYP